Proteins encoded in a region of the Panicum hallii strain FIL2 chromosome 3, PHallii_v3.1, whole genome shotgun sequence genome:
- the LOC112884352 gene encoding enoyl-[acyl-carrier-protein] reductase, mitochondrial, producing MSLEKRRDSRARMARLLPPTLQILRRRCASRSHFSTAPSPVSPPSKAVLYDEHGAPDQVLRVADVPPVHLGDRDVCVRMLAAPINPSDINRIEGVYPVRPPLPGAVGGYEGVGQVHALGPAVTAPLSPGDWVIPSPPSFGTWQTYIVKHESVWHKVRSDVPMEYAATVTVNPLTALRMLQDFVKLNPGDAIVQNGATSIVGQSVIQLAKVHGIHTINIIRDRPGSEEAKDKLKQLGADEVFMESQLDMKNVKNLLGALPEPALGFNCVGGNAASLLLKFLRQGGTMVTYGGMSKQPVTVPTSYFIFKDISLRGFWLQRWMNSDKAEDCRTMIDYLLGLVHEGKLKYEMELIPFGKLSLALEKALGKDGSQPKQVMRF from the exons ATGTCGCTGGAGAAGCGACGCGACTCGCGAGCGAGGATGGCGCGGTTGCTGCCGCCGACGTTGCAGattctccgccgccgctgcgcctCCCGCTCCCACTTCTCCACCGCCCCGTCCCCTGTCTCGCCGCCGTCCAAGGCCGTGCTCTACGACGAGCACGGTGCCCCCGACCAGGTGCTCAGGGTGGCGGATGTGCCGCCCGTCCATCTCGGGGACCGCGACGTCTGCGTCCGGATGCTGGCCGCCCCCATCAACCCCTCCGACATCAACCGCATCGAGGGCGTCTACCCCGTCAGGCCCCCGCTCCCCGGCGCCGTCGGGGGGTATGAGGGGGTGGGCCAGGTCCACGCCCTCGGCCCCGCCGTCACCGCCCCGCTCTCCCCCGGCGATTGGGTCATACCGTCCCCGCCCTCTTTCG GGACATGGCAGACCTACATCGTCAAGCACGAGAGTGTGTGGCACAAGGTCCGCAGCGATGTGCCCATGGAGTACGCCGCCACCGTCACCGTGAACCCCTTGACCGCGCTCAGGATGCTCCAAGACTTTGTAAAACTCAATCCTG GTGATGCCATTGTCCAGAATGGCGCTACCAGCATTGTCGGCCAGAGCGTGATTCAGCTCGCCAAGGTACATGGAATTCACACAATCAACATCATAAGGGACAG GCCGGGCTCAGAGGAAGCAAAAGATAAACTCAAACAACTTGGTGCAGATGAGGTGTTCATGGAATCTCAGCTAGACATGAAGAATGTCAAGAACTTGCTG GGTGCTTTACCAGAACCTGCATTAGGATTTAACTGCGTTGGAGGAAATGCTGCTTCTCTGCTACTCAAGTTTCTGAG GCAAGGAGGCACCATGGTGACATATGGTGGGATGTCCAAGCAACCTGTCACTGTTCCTACTTCATATTTCATTTTTAAG GATATTTCCCTGCGAGGGTTCTGGCTACAGAGGTGGATGAACTCAGATAAGGCAGAGGATTGCAGAACAATGATAGACTACCTCTTGGGCCTGGTGCACGAAGGCAAACTCAAATATGA GATGGAGCTGATTCCATTCGGCAAGCTCAGCTTGGCTCTGGAGAAGGCCCTGGGCAAAGATGGAAGCCAGCCAAAGCAAGTTATGAGGTTCTGA
- the LOC112887083 gene encoding serine/threonine-protein phosphatase 2A 65 kDa regulatory subunit A beta isoform-like isoform X3, translated as MCHMCDPQSPRAKQVFSIRDAAANNLKRLAEEFGPEWAMQHIIPQVLEKINNPHYLYRMTILQAISLLAPVMGAEITCQKLLPVVINSSKDRVPNIKFNVAKVLQSLVPILDQSTVKPCLVELSEDPDVDVRYYANQALQACDQMMVSS; from the exons ATGTGCCACATGTGTGACCCCCAATCCCCACGCGCTAAGCAG GTCTTCTCAATCAGAGATGCTGCCGCTAACAACTTGAAGCGGCTTGCAGAGGAGTTTGGTCCAGAGTGGGCAATGCAGCATATAATTCCTCAG GTGCTGGAAAAGATCAACAATCCGCACTACCTGTATCGCATGACGATTCTGCAAGCTATCTCATTGTTGGCCCCTGTCATGGGTGCAGAAATCACTTGTCAAAAGCTGCTTCCAGTTGTCATTAATTCCTCAAAGGACAG GGTTCCTAACATCAAGTTCAATGTTGCAAAAGTACTGCAGTCGCTTGTACCGATCCTTGATCAATCT ACTGTGAAACCATGCCTTGTTGAGCTCAGCGAGGACCCTGATGTGGATGTAAGATACTACGCAAACCAGGCCCTGCAGGCGTGCGATCAAATGATGGTGTCAAGCTAA
- the LOC112887083 gene encoding serine/threonine-protein phosphatase 2A 65 kDa regulatory subunit A beta isoform-like isoform X2 — protein sequence MCHMCDPQSPRAKQVFSIRDAAANNLKRLAEEFGPEWAMQHIIPQVLEKINNPHYLYRMTILQAISLLAPVMGAEITCQKLLPVVINSSKDRVPNIKFNVAKVLQSLVPILDQSVVEKTVKPCLVELSEDPDVDVRYYANQALQACDQMMVSS from the exons ATGTGCCACATGTGTGACCCCCAATCCCCACGCGCTAAGCAG GTCTTCTCAATCAGAGATGCTGCCGCTAACAACTTGAAGCGGCTTGCAGAGGAGTTTGGTCCAGAGTGGGCAATGCAGCATATAATTCCTCAG GTGCTGGAAAAGATCAACAATCCGCACTACCTGTATCGCATGACGATTCTGCAAGCTATCTCATTGTTGGCCCCTGTCATGGGTGCAGAAATCACTTGTCAAAAGCTGCTTCCAGTTGTCATTAATTCCTCAAAGGACAG GGTTCCTAACATCAAGTTCAATGTTGCAAAAGTACTGCAGTCGCTTGTACCGATCCTTGATCAATCT GTTGTGGAGAAGACTGTGAAACCATGCCTTGTTGAGCTCAGCGAGGACCCTGATGTGGATGTAAGATACTACGCAAACCAGGCCCTGCAGGCGTGCGATCAAATGATGGTGTCAAGCTAA
- the LOC112887083 gene encoding protein ALP1-like isoform X1 → MDFDEWLQHTEMEREAHQREMEMELDDLEDFTLMTMCMLGPHLPRERVPRQIVPRDHHDGFRRIWADYFAPQPVYGDRLFRERFRMRRHVFLRIVDAVQRVDPYFIQRPDCTGLMGISALQKCIAPIRILAYGLPANAVDEYVRIGPSTAQEALKHFCRAVIDAFGGYYLRAPTEEDVRRLVEEGEQRGFPGMLGSIDCMHWTWRNCPSSWKGMFTGRGKSPSMILEAVASRNLWIWHAYFGMPGSCNDINVLHRSSLFDRFMQGTSTPVNFTVNGHSYNMGYYLADGIYPDWPAFVKTVRHPMEMKTRLFAAKQEGARKDVERAFGVLQARWAVIRGPAYPWDRDDVRDMMTACIIMHNMIIEDEGDSATNTSFENPGQHVDLSTGNLVDRHAFVQAHHRLRDRDVHFRLQSDLIVHNWNLHGSMVTSATDVPHV, encoded by the exons ATGGACTTCGACGAGTGGTTACAGCACACGGAGATGGAGCGAGAAGCACATCAGCGAGAAATGGAGATGGAGCTAGACGATCTGGAGGACTTCACCCTCATGACGATGTGCATGTTGGGTCCCCATTTGCCTCGCGAAAGGGTGCCTCGCCAAATCGTACCTCGTGATCACCATGATGGTTTCCGTCGGATATGGGCAGACTACTTCGCTCCCCAGCCGGTGTATGGGGACCGGCTGTTTCGAGAACG CTTCCGTATGCGACGGCATGTGTTCCTTCGGATTGTCGACGCGGTGCAGAGGGTGGATCCTTATTTCATCCAGCGTCCGGACTGCACAGGCCTTATGGGAATATCTGCCTTGCAGAAGTGCATCGCCCCCATTCGCATCCTGGCTTACGGATTACCAGCCAATGCGGTCGATGAGTATGTGCGTATCGGTCCCTCGACAGCTCAAGAGGCCTTGAAGCATTTCTGTCGAGCAGTCATCGATGCATTTGGTGGATACTATCTGCGAGCGCCAACTGAAGAGGATGTCCGCCGCCTCGTCGAGGAAGGTGAACAACGGGGATTCCCGGGAATGCTTGGCAGCATAGACTGCATGCATTGGACGTGGCGTAATTGCCCATCATCGTGGAAGGGCATGTTCACCGGCCGTGGGAAATCACCTTCTATGATTCTAGAGGCTGTGGCGTCCAGGAACCTATGGATTTGGCACGCTTACTTTGGAATGCCAGGTAGCTGCAACGACATCAACGTTCTTcacagatcgagtctctttGACCGCTTCATGCAGGGGACCTCGACGCCGGTGAACTTCACAGTCAATGGGCATTCATACAATATGGGATATTACCTGGCAGATGGAATCTACCCAGACTGGCCCGCATTTGTGAAGACCGTCCGTCATCCGATGGAGATGAAGACTCGCCTCTTCGCCGCAAAACAGGAGGGTGCTCGCAAGGATGTTGAGAGAGCATTTGGTGTGCTTCAGGCCCGGTGGGCAGTGATTCGTGGGCCGGCCTATCCATGGGACAGGGACGACGTGCGGGATATGATGACCGCATGCATAATTATGCATAACATGATCATCGAGGACGAGGGTGACAGCGCAACGAACACCAGCTTTGAAAATCCCGGGCAGCATGTCGACCTATCAACGGGGAACTTGGTGGACCGACATGCATTTGTTCAAGCACATCACCGGCTACGAGATCGTGATGTCCATTTTCGCCTGCAGTCAGATCTAATTGTGCATAATTGGAACCTACATGGGTCGATGGTTACCAGTGCGACCGATGTGCCACATGTGTGA